A window from Sinorhizobium mexicanum encodes these proteins:
- a CDS encoding NYN domain-containing protein: MANDTVSTLALLIEGDNASPKIIAGLLAEIASYGRASVKRVYGDWTRPNLNGWKKCLLSIRSSRFSSSPHSDSRCTVDITSGSRRVSAAFLFIGSMGSMQNMDFWLGPYGARGALGRGKLRGDSR; encoded by the coding sequence ATGGCAAACGACACCGTTTCGACGCTCGCGCTCCTGATCGAAGGCGACAACGCCTCGCCGAAGATCATTGCCGGCTTGCTCGCTGAAATCGCCAGCTACGGCAGGGCTAGCGTCAAGCGTGTCTATGGCGATTGGACCAGACCCAATCTCAATGGTTGGAAGAAATGCCTCTTGAGCATTCGCTCCAGCCGGTTCAGCAGTTCTCCTCATTCCGATTCTCGATGCACCGTGGACATTACCAGCGGCTCGCGAAGAGTTTCGGCCGCCTTCTTATTCATAGGATCAATGGGTTCGATGCAAAATATGGATTTTTGGCTAGGGCCTTACGGTGCTAGAGGGGCTTTGGGGCGGGGTAAATTAAGAGGAGACTCTCGATGA
- a CDS encoding metal-dependent hydrolase family protein: MPTIVIRNAAIVDGTADRPADPVDVLLADGFVAEVGERVKAPAGAHIFDAKRRIVLPGLIDCHVHVVAAEGNLAANAELPNTLAALYAANTMRGMLSRGFTTVRDLGGADQALVDAVERGLIEGPRLVICGKALSPTGGHTDYRDRHDRRPVDYYPDQLGALGRICDGEADVRRAAREELKAGARFIKVMASGGVSSPTDPIDALAFSLPELQAAVQEAAHQHTYVAAHLYTDEAISRALEAGVRSIEHGNLITPATAKRVRKAGAVVVPTNITYAVLAREGAEHGIPAASLEKIGFVLSAGLTALETLREAGVTMGYGSDLLGGMHEHQAQEFELRGRVLPAHEVIRAATLDAARVLQMEGRVGIIAPGAFADVVVVDGDPLKDLSILSDITRIRTIIKGGRVVKDS; encoded by the coding sequence ATTCCGACGATTGTTATTCGTAACGCTGCCATCGTGGATGGCACCGCGGACCGTCCCGCGGATCCGGTAGATGTTCTGCTAGCGGATGGATTCGTTGCCGAAGTCGGAGAGCGGGTGAAGGCACCGGCGGGCGCCCATATTTTCGACGCGAAGAGGCGCATCGTCTTGCCAGGGCTGATCGATTGCCATGTGCATGTCGTCGCCGCGGAAGGAAACCTCGCTGCCAACGCCGAACTGCCCAACACGCTCGCCGCGCTCTATGCTGCGAATACCATGCGCGGGATGCTGAGCCGTGGCTTTACGACTGTCCGCGACCTGGGCGGCGCTGATCAAGCGCTGGTGGACGCTGTCGAACGCGGGCTTATCGAGGGTCCGCGCCTCGTCATTTGCGGAAAGGCGCTGTCTCCGACGGGCGGCCACACTGATTATCGGGACCGGCATGATCGGCGCCCTGTAGATTACTATCCTGACCAGCTGGGAGCGCTTGGTCGCATTTGCGACGGCGAAGCGGACGTGCGACGGGCGGCCAGAGAGGAGCTGAAGGCCGGCGCGCGCTTCATCAAGGTCATGGCCAGCGGCGGTGTGTCCTCGCCCACCGACCCTATAGATGCGCTCGCCTTCAGCCTTCCCGAATTGCAGGCGGCGGTGCAGGAAGCGGCGCATCAGCACACTTATGTGGCCGCTCATCTCTATACCGACGAAGCGATTTCCCGGGCGCTAGAAGCCGGGGTGCGGTCGATCGAGCACGGCAACCTGATTACCCCGGCGACCGCCAAGCGGGTACGCAAGGCGGGCGCAGTTGTGGTTCCTACTAACATCACGTACGCGGTGCTGGCGCGCGAGGGCGCCGAGCATGGGATACCGGCGGCTTCGCTCGAAAAGATCGGTTTCGTCCTGTCTGCGGGCCTCACTGCATTGGAGACCTTGCGGGAGGCTGGAGTAACAATGGGATACGGCTCGGACCTGCTCGGCGGGATGCACGAGCACCAGGCGCAAGAATTTGAGCTGCGCGGCCGAGTTCTGCCGGCACACGAAGTGATCCGCGCCGCCACCCTGGATGCCGCCCGGGTCCTTCAAATGGAGGGCAGGGTGGGCATCATCGCACCAGGCGCTTTCGCGGACGTGGTCGTGGTCGACGGCGATCCACTGAAGGACCTGTCGATCCTCTCTGACATCACGCGCATCCGCACAATCATCAAAGGGGGCCGTGTTGTGAAAGACAGCTAG
- a CDS encoding carbonic anhydrase, translating to MERRNFLKGMALLAACPLCVKPAFAAEGTHWGYEGDAGPARWGSLSKENSACAMGSQQSPLDITGSIEAELPALAIDWKTGGSIVNNGHTIQVNTAPGGLLRRGDRAYELLQYHFHAPSEHLVNGRNFAMEVHFVHRHRESEALGVLGVFLVPGAANPAFTALAAAFPKQAGQKNPVGGVDPSGLLPPSLKYWSYEGSLTTPPCSEIVDWMIAMDPVEVDAADIKKFTALYSTNARTAVPRNRRYILRSG from the coding sequence ATGGAAAGACGTAATTTTCTCAAAGGCATGGCGCTGCTTGCGGCATGCCCGCTCTGCGTGAAGCCGGCCTTTGCCGCCGAGGGCACCCACTGGGGCTATGAAGGCGACGCGGGGCCTGCTCGCTGGGGTTCCTTGAGCAAGGAGAACAGCGCCTGCGCGATGGGTTCACAGCAATCGCCGCTCGACATCACAGGCAGCATCGAGGCCGAACTTCCGGCTCTGGCAATCGACTGGAAAACGGGTGGTTCGATCGTCAACAACGGCCACACGATCCAAGTCAACACCGCGCCTGGCGGCCTGCTGCGCCGTGGCGACAGGGCCTACGAATTGCTGCAGTATCATTTCCACGCGCCGAGCGAACACTTGGTCAATGGCAGAAATTTCGCCATGGAGGTGCACTTTGTACACCGACATCGCGAATCGGAGGCGCTCGGTGTGCTGGGCGTGTTCCTGGTTCCTGGCGCCGCTAATCCGGCGTTCACCGCGTTGGCTGCGGCATTCCCCAAGCAAGCGGGACAAAAAAACCCGGTTGGCGGTGTCGATCCATCCGGCTTGCTGCCCCCTTCGCTCAAATACTGGTCCTACGAAGGGTCCCTGACTACGCCGCCGTGCAGTGAGATTGTCGATTGGATGATCGCGATGGATCCGGTTGAGGTCGATGCGGCGGATATAAAGAAGTTCACCGCGCTTTACTCGACAAATGCGCGGACAGCAGTTCCAAGGAATCGGCGCTACATTCTTCGCTCCGGCTAA
- a CDS encoding metallophosphoesterase family protein: protein MAYRFLHTADIHLDSPLKTLALRNPELSHLIGLATRRAFIRVVDLCLEEQVDALVVAGDLYDGDQTSMKTARFIAEQLRRLHEAGIRTFIIRGNHDALSKITTELVMPETVKVFGPSAEAVVIDRGAGHSPIAIHGLSFAKPHAPQSLLRHYALPIPDAINIGIMHTSLGGSERHDLYAPCSVADLQQSGFRYWALGHIHKRSVVEDAASVIVMPGMPQGRDVNEDGPKSVSLVTIGDDRSIVVEERPTAVAQFERLAVDVSAAADWTSMIGEVSSGLHQLRASVSAEHLVARVQITGSTDLAWRLRRDLDLVRTELETRGTLIGNVWIDKVQTVCLPPGSVNSRSGAAGELATIMEDEVTRSEGYRQELRAIAEELRAQLPAELREMFGSDEVLFEEILAEIARDGSAEVMARLRREKVD from the coding sequence TTGGCCTATCGCTTCCTGCATACCGCTGACATTCATCTTGATTCGCCTCTGAAGACGCTAGCGCTGCGCAATCCGGAACTCTCCCATCTCATCGGCTTGGCAACGAGGCGAGCGTTTATCCGCGTCGTCGATCTTTGCCTCGAAGAGCAGGTGGACGCGCTTGTTGTCGCCGGCGATCTCTATGATGGCGATCAGACGTCGATGAAGACGGCTCGCTTTATCGCCGAGCAGCTCCGGCGTCTTCATGAGGCGGGGATTCGAACGTTCATCATCCGAGGCAATCACGACGCACTGTCGAAAATCACGACGGAGCTTGTGATGCCGGAGACGGTGAAGGTGTTCGGCCCGAGCGCCGAAGCGGTGGTGATCGACCGCGGCGCTGGCCACTCTCCCATTGCAATCCATGGCCTCAGCTTCGCCAAGCCGCACGCCCCGCAAAGCCTCCTTCGCCACTACGCGCTTCCTATCCCGGACGCGATCAACATCGGCATCATGCATACGAGCCTCGGCGGATCCGAGAGGCATGACCTTTATGCTCCGTGCAGTGTCGCGGACCTGCAGCAGAGCGGCTTCCGTTACTGGGCGCTGGGTCATATTCACAAGCGTTCGGTGGTCGAAGACGCCGCCTCGGTCATCGTTATGCCTGGCATGCCTCAGGGGAGGGACGTCAATGAAGACGGGCCTAAGTCGGTCTCGCTGGTCACGATCGGGGACGACCGGTCGATCGTGGTCGAGGAGCGGCCGACGGCGGTAGCGCAATTCGAGCGCCTTGCCGTTGACGTGTCGGCGGCAGCCGACTGGACGAGCATGATCGGCGAAGTCTCGTCCGGTCTCCACCAGCTCCGTGCTTCTGTTTCGGCTGAACACCTGGTGGCGCGCGTCCAGATAACCGGATCCACCGACCTGGCTTGGCGGCTGCGTCGCGATCTCGACCTTGTCCGCACCGAGCTGGAGACCCGCGGGACGCTCATCGGAAACGTCTGGATCGACAAGGTGCAAACCGTCTGTCTGCCTCCTGGCAGCGTCAACAGTCGGTCGGGAGCGGCAGGCGAGCTGGCCACTATCATGGAAGACGAAGTCACTCGGTCGGAAGGCTATCGCCAGGAGCTCAGAGCAATCGCCGAGGAACTGCGTGCGCAGCTTCCTGCCGAGCTTCGCGAGATGTTCGGCTCCGACGAGGTATTGTTCGAGGAGATTCTCGCCGAAATTGCCAGGGACGGGTCCGCCGAAGTCATGGCACGTCTTCGCCGGGAGAAGGTCGACTGA
- a CDS encoding thermonuclease family protein, whose translation MKLSHLLLVAIALGAALPARSAGPITGRATVIDGDTIEIRGERIRLSGVDAPESWQKCEDGDGGIYRCGKEAAFALDRYLTSSPPTRCEFVERDRYQRFVGVCFRNDGREVNRWLVESGNAVDWERYSKGAYTGAQEVARSRGAGIWRGKFQLPCQARAERANHEPSC comes from the coding sequence ATGAAGCTTTCACATTTGTTACTCGTCGCGATCGCGCTCGGCGCCGCCCTGCCCGCCCGTTCTGCCGGTCCAATAACGGGCCGCGCCACTGTCATTGATGGAGATACGATCGAAATCAGAGGCGAGCGTATTCGCCTGAGCGGCGTCGACGCGCCGGAGAGCTGGCAGAAATGCGAGGATGGAGACGGCGGCATCTATCGCTGCGGCAAGGAGGCGGCGTTCGCACTCGATCGCTACCTCACCAGCTCCCCCCCTACCCGATGCGAGTTTGTCGAGCGTGATCGATATCAGCGGTTCGTGGGCGTGTGCTTTCGCAACGACGGTCGCGAGGTCAATCGCTGGCTTGTCGAGAGCGGCAATGCTGTGGATTGGGAGAGATACAGCAAAGGCGCGTACACCGGCGCCCAAGAGGTCGCGCGGTCACGAGGCGCCGGCATCTGGCGCGGCAAGTTCCAGTTGCCTTGCCAGGCGCGTGCGGAGCGTGCCAATCATGAGCCCTCTTGCTGA
- a CDS encoding SOS response-associated peptidase — protein MCGRIYIKSTLGDLLRNFSFAATERVEGLANQFPRYNGAPSLYYPIIIRDMVREPDVFGPTFVSARWGLIPSWIKEQKPGRPPPVNARCEGIANNGMFKKAYASRRCLVPIDGFFEWKDIYGTGKNKQPYAIAMQSGGPFALAGIWETWRNPETDEDIRTFCVITCPPNDMMAAIHDRMPVVLHPEDYERWLSIEPDPFDLMKPFPADLMTMWPIDKKVGSPRNDTADILDPTEPAQ, from the coding sequence ATGTGCGGACGCATCTACATCAAGAGCACGCTTGGAGACCTGCTGCGCAATTTCTCTTTCGCCGCGACTGAGCGCGTCGAAGGGCTTGCGAACCAGTTTCCGCGTTACAACGGCGCTCCGTCGCTCTATTACCCGATCATCATCCGCGACATGGTCCGAGAGCCAGACGTTTTCGGCCCCACCTTCGTCAGCGCGCGATGGGGGTTGATTCCGAGCTGGATCAAGGAGCAGAAGCCCGGCCGGCCGCCGCCAGTAAACGCGCGGTGCGAGGGCATCGCGAACAACGGCATGTTCAAGAAGGCCTACGCCAGCCGGCGTTGCTTGGTGCCGATCGACGGCTTCTTCGAATGGAAGGACATCTACGGCACGGGCAAGAACAAGCAGCCCTATGCCATCGCCATGCAGTCAGGCGGGCCATTCGCGCTCGCCGGCATCTGGGAGACCTGGCGGAATCCTGAGACCGACGAGGATATCCGCACCTTCTGTGTTATCACCTGCCCACCGAACGATATGATGGCAGCAATCCACGACCGCATGCCAGTCGTCCTGCATCCGGAGGATTACGAACGCTGGCTGTCGATCGAGCCGGATCCGTTCGACCTGATGAAGCCATTCCCGGCCGACCTGATGACGATGTGGCCGATTGACAAGAAGGTCGGCTCTCCGAGGAACGACACTGCAGATATCCTCGATCCCACAGAACCCGCCCAATGA
- a CDS encoding succinoglycan biosynthesis protein exoi: MSYRQRGRKPQQPSVFRTAPGLVIAAVAVGAAGGITAPDFIAKWDSLGSIGTPCDIKGNISIDSGERIFHVPGQKYYSETRIRPEYGERWFCSEEEAWAAGWRKAYR, translated from the coding sequence ATGAGTTATCGCCAAAGAGGTCGGAAGCCACAGCAGCCCTCGGTGTTCCGAACGGCGCCTGGGCTAGTAATCGCGGCCGTCGCGGTAGGTGCTGCCGGCGGCATCACCGCACCTGACTTCATTGCCAAGTGGGACAGTCTGGGCAGCATTGGAACCCCCTGCGACATCAAAGGCAATATCAGCATCGATTCAGGCGAGCGTATTTTTCATGTGCCTGGACAGAAGTACTACTCCGAGACCCGAATAAGACCGGAATACGGGGAGCGCTGGTTCTGCTCTGAGGAAGAGGCGTGGGCCGCGGGCTGGCGGAAGGCGTACAGATGA
- a CDS encoding cytochrome B6: MIAGCDLKAHTPRLRSLILIGVAIAFAVSAHAFPTVSDPLPADLIYLTFPNRPFSEVKEFDERAKPRVMERQRRLLEGRYDLSDRPMQGLMMSGRRKAVQAGVRVKLPKGVTWGALAEKSPDEIREQGLLPAGFMPLPHVKHATGGQVFPEVQINEIGRQEGRDLRRFDVDFDLPDHLTPEFPPPIFLTSHPELGDVSRGELLTIRNFNEIMSGIITPVQMEGLRLLLTPFPQEEFNETEDRKAAEESLGVACLDCHSNFHTNAAFHLTPDVRPQTQRFRLDTTSLRGLFNQQIHGSKRSLRSIEDFTEFEQRTAYFNGDHVSAARKGVNLLDRASQVSMMAQMQNMIDFPPAPKLDVFGRLDPSGASEQELEGEQVFMGKGGCAVCHVPETAFVDNNMHDLKLERFYRTGQSANDLVMLPDGPIKTFTLRGIKDSPPYLHDGRLLTLADTVEFFNLVLGTKLTQREKDALVAYLLAL, encoded by the coding sequence ATGATCGCGGGCTGCGACCTAAAGGCCCACACGCCCCGGCTTAGGTCGCTTATCCTGATCGGTGTGGCGATCGCATTCGCAGTCTCCGCGCACGCTTTTCCGACCGTGTCTGATCCGCTGCCCGCTGATCTGATCTATCTAACCTTTCCGAACCGTCCCTTTTCCGAAGTGAAGGAATTCGACGAACGTGCGAAGCCGCGCGTCATGGAGCGTCAGAGGCGCCTGCTTGAGGGGCGATATGACCTTTCTGACCGCCCCATGCAAGGTTTGATGATGTCCGGTCGTCGGAAGGCGGTTCAAGCCGGCGTTCGCGTCAAACTTCCGAAGGGCGTGACCTGGGGCGCTTTGGCCGAGAAGAGCCCTGACGAGATCAGAGAGCAGGGACTACTGCCGGCAGGCTTTATGCCGCTGCCGCATGTAAAGCACGCAACTGGCGGTCAGGTCTTTCCGGAGGTGCAGATTAATGAAATAGGCCGCCAGGAAGGCAGGGATCTTAGGCGTTTCGATGTCGACTTCGACCTCCCCGATCACCTGACGCCGGAGTTTCCGCCGCCAATCTTTCTAACCTCGCATCCGGAACTCGGTGACGTTTCGCGCGGCGAGCTTCTGACGATCCGGAACTTCAATGAGATCATGAGCGGCATCATCACGCCGGTGCAGATGGAAGGGCTTCGACTTCTGCTAACTCCGTTTCCGCAAGAAGAGTTCAACGAAACCGAGGACCGCAAAGCTGCCGAGGAGAGCCTGGGCGTCGCCTGCCTGGACTGCCATTCGAACTTCCATACCAATGCCGCCTTCCACCTGACCCCCGACGTCCGGCCACAGACGCAGCGGTTCCGTCTCGACACGACCAGCCTGCGCGGGCTGTTCAATCAGCAGATTCATGGTTCGAAACGGTCGCTGCGGTCGATCGAAGACTTTACTGAGTTCGAGCAGCGCACCGCCTACTTCAACGGCGACCATGTGAGCGCCGCTAGAAAGGGCGTGAACCTACTCGATCGTGCAAGCCAGGTTTCAATGATGGCGCAGATGCAGAACATGATCGACTTCCCGCCCGCGCCCAAGCTCGACGTGTTCGGACGCCTCGATCCAAGCGGGGCGAGCGAACAGGAACTGGAGGGCGAACAGGTGTTCATGGGCAAGGGTGGCTGCGCCGTTTGCCACGTCCCGGAGACTGCCTTCGTGGACAACAACATGCACGACCTCAAGCTCGAGCGCTTCTATAGAACAGGCCAGAGCGCCAACGATCTCGTGATGTTACCGGACGGTCCGATCAAGACCTTCACACTGCGCGGTATCAAGGACTCGCCGCCCTATTTGCACGATGGGCGGCTGTTGACACTCGCCGACACGGTCGAGTTCTTCAATCTGGTTCTGGGAACAAAGCTTACGCAGAGAGAAAAGGATGCGCTGGTTGCCTACCTGCTTGCCTTGTGA
- a CDS encoding ATP-binding protein, with product MRINRLDLTRYGKFTDGVIDFGPPPVGSPDLHIIYGPNEAGKSTTSDAILDLIFGIGTTSRYGFLHPYPSMRIGANIRVAEQDREFVRIKRPQNSLLNDVEQILSDAVIRADLGGIDRNAFTTMFSLDDETLEEGGESILASKGDLGELLFSASAGLSDLSRQLLAIRGESDAFYRYRARSGALGELKARLQDLKQQREAIDLQASDFQRLVAERDRLSRLYDSAIAERAQTQKRIDEIRRILQTIPPMGRLSGLRLKLANLEVVPEPPESWRQELPQLKSKEIEYRIKLDDLSRSSALLEEETAALEADPVALKLAAGMDEFSELKARYLTAEKDIPKLSTRAAELSIEGSLLLLGRPGEASPSRLVLDAATVGTLRALIGSKSGVDARTAGAADELAKAERALAEEGVGFEEVDAIQSAERTKAFELLAATLKAQPRSEEELVFRSLSRRRDAASGALSEAMTRLLPWHGAVAELGTMACPSAATLENWKKLFKGYEEDLRSARTDLERLEPEARRLDAEIEALRRQAGEIDEATATASRISRDRAWTEHLQSMDAASADLFEAAMRADDRVLSQRLLHFAELGKLNQLLLRRATVGSDIQTALDSHGRAEAELEKVRSEVAEKVRDLSPDLRLAPDPQELEEWLRKKDAALKARDDLIAVEHDVADVRDRVTQAKRSLTEALKGVAVRFHTDADLAGLASAADEALAAFNRARARAMQMERLRKEVLERREALDIAERAAAEWAQHWKTTCEGCWLGELDYLPGVGSVTEILSTLEKLASAMEAKDGLIDRIQKMEKDKAQFEARVLELCNRLSIPADGSPSELAQTIVEKVRQAVLNQERLEKLERDLDTIRREEHDLRLEQELLEARAREMIEFFGVETLDEVEARTDLSGRRRELSRAIFELEQELVESSGASDIAGVEELIGAADKTELEEELARLTPVLEDQDLRCSEVFRDRSRAQDALDAIGGDSKVAEIEEQRRTTLLEIEDGARRYIELRAGVAAAEHGLRLYRDRHRSGMMARASSAFRTISRGAYQGVAAQPGKDGDVLIAVTAAGGSKAADELSKGARFQLYLALRVAGYHEFVENRVSVPFIADDIMETFDDFRAEEAFRLFAEMARHGQVIYLTHHRHLTDIARKVCPGVRLHDLDDVGATRLEVVAAE from the coding sequence ATGCGCATCAACCGCCTTGACCTGACGCGTTATGGCAAGTTCACGGACGGCGTGATCGATTTCGGACCTCCCCCCGTCGGCTCGCCCGATCTTCATATCATCTACGGGCCGAACGAAGCGGGAAAGTCGACGACATCCGACGCCATCCTGGACCTGATCTTCGGCATCGGCACCACGAGCAGATACGGCTTCCTGCATCCCTACCCGTCAATGCGGATAGGCGCGAACATCCGTGTCGCCGAGCAGGATCGAGAATTCGTCCGAATCAAGCGTCCGCAGAACAGCCTGCTGAACGACGTGGAACAGATTCTGTCCGACGCTGTGATAAGGGCCGATCTTGGTGGCATCGACCGGAACGCCTTCACAACGATGTTCTCGCTTGACGACGAGACGCTTGAGGAAGGGGGCGAAAGTATCCTTGCAAGCAAAGGCGATCTTGGCGAGCTACTTTTCTCCGCAAGCGCAGGTCTGTCGGACCTTAGTCGCCAGCTCCTCGCGATTCGCGGCGAAAGCGACGCCTTCTACAGGTACCGTGCGCGCAGCGGCGCCCTGGGCGAACTGAAGGCAAGGTTGCAGGATCTCAAGCAGCAGCGCGAGGCAATCGATCTGCAGGCGAGCGACTTCCAGCGTCTTGTTGCCGAGCGTGACCGGTTGAGCCGGCTGTACGACAGCGCCATCGCGGAAAGGGCGCAAACCCAGAAACGGATCGACGAAATCAGGCGCATCCTGCAGACCATCCCGCCTATGGGGCGGCTGTCGGGGCTGCGGCTGAAGCTTGCCAACCTCGAGGTGGTCCCGGAGCCGCCGGAATCCTGGCGGCAGGAACTGCCTCAGCTAAAGAGCAAGGAGATCGAATACCGCATCAAGCTGGACGACCTTTCCCGTTCGTCGGCTTTGCTGGAAGAGGAGACGGCGGCCCTCGAAGCCGATCCCGTCGCTCTCAAGCTTGCCGCCGGCATGGACGAATTTTCAGAACTCAAGGCCAGATATCTCACGGCCGAGAAGGACATACCGAAGCTTTCGACGCGCGCGGCCGAGCTTTCGATCGAAGGCAGTCTCCTTCTTCTAGGACGACCGGGCGAGGCGTCGCCGAGCCGGCTTGTTCTCGACGCCGCGACCGTCGGAACACTGAGGGCGCTGATCGGCTCGAAGTCCGGCGTGGACGCTCGGACGGCCGGGGCCGCGGACGAACTCGCGAAGGCGGAGCGCGCCCTGGCAGAGGAAGGCGTCGGGTTTGAAGAGGTGGATGCGATCCAGTCGGCGGAAAGGACCAAGGCGTTCGAACTGCTTGCCGCGACCTTGAAGGCGCAGCCCCGGTCGGAAGAGGAGCTCGTGTTTCGGTCGCTTTCACGGCGGCGCGACGCCGCGTCCGGCGCGCTATCTGAAGCGATGACCCGTCTTCTTCCTTGGCACGGCGCCGTTGCCGAACTCGGCACGATGGCGTGCCCTTCGGCCGCGACACTCGAAAACTGGAAGAAGCTGTTCAAGGGCTACGAAGAGGACTTGCGGTCCGCGCGTACGGACCTTGAGCGGCTCGAACCCGAGGCACGGCGGTTGGACGCCGAGATTGAGGCGCTGCGCAGGCAGGCCGGCGAGATCGACGAGGCTACCGCGACGGCAAGTCGCATCTCCCGTGACAGGGCGTGGACTGAACATCTTCAGTCGATGGACGCCGCCTCGGCGGACCTGTTCGAGGCGGCGATGCGGGCCGACGATCGTGTGCTCTCCCAACGTCTGCTGCATTTTGCGGAGCTGGGCAAGCTGAACCAGCTTCTGCTGCGCCGCGCGACAGTGGGATCGGATATCCAAACGGCTCTTGACTCCCATGGGCGGGCGGAGGCGGAACTCGAAAAAGTCCGATCGGAGGTCGCGGAAAAGGTGAGGGACCTATCTCCCGACCTTCGGCTCGCGCCGGATCCACAGGAACTGGAAGAATGGCTCCGCAAGAAAGATGCGGCCCTCAAGGCACGCGACGATCTGATTGCCGTCGAGCATGATGTGGCTGACGTCCGGGATCGCGTAACTCAAGCGAAGCGTTCGTTGACAGAGGCGTTGAAGGGTGTCGCGGTGCGCTTCCATACGGATGCCGATCTGGCAGGGCTGGCATCCGCGGCGGACGAAGCATTGGCAGCGTTCAACCGCGCTCGGGCCCGTGCGATGCAGATGGAGCGTCTCAGGAAGGAAGTCCTGGAGCGCCGGGAGGCGCTCGACATCGCGGAGCGCGCAGCGGCAGAATGGGCGCAGCACTGGAAGACCACCTGCGAAGGATGCTGGCTTGGAGAACTGGATTACCTTCCCGGCGTCGGATCGGTCACGGAGATCCTGTCGACGCTCGAGAAGCTTGCATCAGCCATGGAGGCGAAGGACGGACTGATCGACCGCATCCAGAAGATGGAGAAGGACAAGGCGCAGTTCGAGGCGAGGGTGCTCGAACTCTGCAACAGGCTCTCCATCCCTGCGGACGGTTCACCGAGCGAGCTCGCCCAGACGATAGTCGAGAAGGTCCGACAAGCGGTGCTCAACCAGGAGCGCCTCGAAAAGCTGGAGCGCGATCTCGATACGATCCGGCGGGAAGAGCATGATCTGAGGCTGGAGCAGGAGCTCCTGGAAGCGCGGGCGCGCGAGATGATCGAGTTCTTCGGAGTGGAGACCCTGGACGAGGTCGAGGCCCGTACCGACCTCTCAGGCAGGCGTCGGGAGCTATCGCGAGCGATCTTTGAGCTGGAGCAGGAACTGGTCGAAAGCAGCGGCGCGAGCGACATCGCAGGCGTCGAGGAATTGATCGGCGCCGCGGACAAAACGGAACTCGAGGAGGAGCTTGCTCGGCTAACGCCGGTTCTGGAGGACCAGGACCTCAGGTGCAGTGAGGTGTTCAGAGATCGTTCCAGGGCGCAGGACGCTCTGGACGCCATCGGTGGAGACTCGAAGGTGGCGGAGATCGAGGAGCAGCGGCGAACGACACTTCTGGAAATAGAGGACGGCGCCCGCCGATACATTGAGTTACGCGCAGGCGTCGCGGCCGCCGAACACGGTCTCCGGCTCTACAGGGATCGTCATCGCAGCGGCATGATGGCTCGGGCATCGTCGGCCTTCAGGACGATAAGCCGCGGCGCCTATCAAGGAGTCGCCGCCCAGCCTGGCAAGGATGGAGATGTCCTTATCGCGGTGACCGCGGCAGGTGGTTCGAAAGCTGCAGACGAACTGTCCAAGGGCGCTCGCTTCCAATTGTATCTGGCCCTCCGTGTTGCTGGATATCATGAATTCGTCGAAAACCGGGTATCGGTGCCGTTCATCGCCGACGACATCATGGAAACGTTCGACGACTTCCGGGCGGAGGAAGCCTTCAGGCTATTTGCGGAGATGGCACGACATGGACAGGTCATCTACCTGACGCATCACCGGCACCTCACAGACATTGCGCGGAAGGTCTGCCCCGGCGTCCGGCTCCACGATCTCGATGACGTCGGAGCGACGAGGCTCGAGGTCGTCGCGGCCGAATAG
- a CDS encoding type II toxin-antitoxin system HicA family toxin, translating into MNAAELKKLLTKHGCKFETHRGGSGHQTVRRGNRKTVFPVHGSSKELGKGLVAKILKDLGIK; encoded by the coding sequence ATGAATGCGGCCGAGCTCAAAAAACTTCTCACCAAACACGGCTGCAAGTTTGAAACCCATCGTGGGGGTAGCGGCCATCAGACTGTTCGTCGCGGGAACCGTAAGACAGTTTTCCCCGTTCATGGGAGTAGCAAGGAACTGGGAAAAGGTCTCGTGGCGAAGATTCTGAAAGACCTAGGAATTAAGTAA